In Synechococcus sp. KORDI-100, a single window of DNA contains:
- a CDS encoding Nif11-like leader peptide family natural product precursor, translated as MSKSELRRFIRDANRSDEMKAKLSTAEPEQILKIAEHYGFAFSDEIKGRFINRWYGVYFCPDREEVDQLCPRLKPNGFPTLAHYSQSTCNVEMQQEERDFRSGQKYFSEDLKGSK; from the coding sequence ATGAGTAAGAGCGAGTTAAGAAGGTTCATTCGTGACGCTAACCGTTCGGATGAGATGAAAGCAAAGCTCTCGACTGCTGAGCCTGAGCAAATTCTGAAAATTGCAGAACATTATGGGTTTGCATTCTCCGATGAAATAAAGGGTCGATTTATTAATCGATGGTACGGCGTTTATTTTTGTCCTGATCGCGAAGAGGTCGATCAGTTGTGCCCGCGCTTAAAGCCGAATGGATTTCCTACATTGGCGCACTATTCGCAATCGACTTGCAATGTTGAAATGCAGCAGGAAGAAAGGGACTTTCGCTCAGGACAAAAGTATTTTTCTGAAGATCTGAAGGGGTCTAAATAA
- a CDS encoding chromophore lyase CpcT/CpeT, with amino-acid sequence MHSLLKFARILAGHFSNYQQAQHNPKDFARINIYFRPLPFKIFGKPSLYSEQSYDHDPWNPYRQGMHNLKQEGDIFIVENFGYQQQHRIAGAGRHPDLLNKIQPEQIEARCGCAMHFREVKEGYYEGSVEPGKKCLVPRDGKLTYLVSEVELSSQSWNSRDRGYDLETDIQCWGSEHGLLRFQRIKELNDCINEDWMKQENGVTR; translated from the coding sequence ATGCATTCGCTCTTAAAATTTGCGCGGATACTCGCCGGGCATTTCAGCAATTATCAGCAAGCACAACATAATCCAAAAGATTTTGCGCGCATAAATATTTACTTCCGACCACTTCCTTTCAAGATTTTTGGTAAGCCATCTTTGTATTCGGAGCAGAGTTATGACCACGATCCGTGGAATCCTTATCGCCAAGGCATGCACAACCTGAAACAAGAAGGAGATATCTTTATTGTTGAAAATTTTGGATATCAACAACAGCATCGTATTGCTGGTGCTGGTCGTCATCCGGATTTACTGAATAAGATCCAACCCGAACAAATTGAGGCACGTTGTGGCTGTGCAATGCACTTCAGAGAAGTCAAGGAAGGATATTATGAAGGTTCAGTTGAACCAGGCAAGAAGTGTCTTGTGCCACGGGATGGAAAATTGACCTATCTTGTTAGCGAAGTAGAACTTAGCTCACAATCTTGGAACAGTCGTGACAGGGGATATGATCTGGAGACGGATATTCAATGCTGGGGAAGTGAACATGGCTTACTTCGTTTTCAACGCATTAAAGAGCTGAATGATTGCATCAACGAAGACTGGATGAAACAAGAAAACGGTGTGACGAGATGA
- a CDS encoding phycobilisome linker polypeptide, whose protein sequence is MPFGPASLLGVESFDTDAVVELLPGDDDLKKAEIIRATYRQVLGNAYVMDSERDLITESQFKLGELSVRELVRKLAKSDLYRTRFFDSCSRYRYIELTFRHLLGRAPTDYEEMRGHSDTLDSAGFEKDIDTFIDSKEYQDTFGEWIVPYQRGWKTESCGTMQEFTWNFQLLRGNSSSSLKGDLSGKASKLGGAAYQNRPLPVVRPSSEESTGWSFRPAANLQEAPTRLGVGAGSEGKTFRVEVTGYRSNNLKRISRYVKSNRVYYVPFDKLSEQFIRIHREGGKISSITPIS, encoded by the coding sequence ATGCCATTCGGTCCGGCCTCGCTCCTTGGGGTAGAAAGCTTCGATACCGATGCAGTGGTTGAACTTCTGCCGGGAGATGATGATCTCAAAAAAGCTGAGATCATTCGCGCAACCTACCGCCAGGTGCTAGGCAATGCCTACGTCATGGACAGTGAGCGAGATCTCATCACTGAATCGCAATTTAAATTGGGCGAATTAAGCGTTCGAGAACTAGTTCGCAAGCTCGCCAAAAGCGACCTCTACAGAACAAGATTTTTCGATAGCTGTTCACGCTATCGCTACATTGAACTTACCTTTCGTCATTTACTCGGGCGGGCGCCAACAGATTATGAGGAAATGAGGGGTCACTCCGACACACTCGACTCTGCTGGATTTGAGAAAGACATCGACACGTTTATTGACTCGAAAGAATACCAAGACACCTTTGGAGAGTGGATCGTTCCCTATCAACGTGGGTGGAAAACCGAATCCTGCGGAACGATGCAGGAATTCACGTGGAATTTTCAGCTGTTACGAGGCAACAGCAGTAGCAGTCTCAAGGGTGATCTGTCGGGTAAAGCCTCAAAGCTGGGAGGAGCGGCATACCAAAATCGTCCTCTCCCAGTCGTTCGGCCATCATCTGAAGAGAGCACCGGTTGGAGCTTTCGTCCAGCAGCCAATCTCCAGGAAGCCCCTACTCGGCTTGGCGTCGGGGCAGGGTCTGAAGGGAAGACTTTTCGTGTTGAAGTGACTGGCTACAGGTCAAACAACTTGAAACGAATCTCTCGCTACGTGAAGTCAAACAGGGTCTATTACGTGCCCTTCGACAAGTTATCTGAACAATTCATTCGCATCCACCGCGAAGGCGGCAAAATCTCCAGCATTACTCCCATCAGTTGA
- a CDS encoding CpeR family transcriptional regulator has product MNRKDAEKHLKGWIRTQHLICFDRDFIFETVDQSHLERFERCLVVLGGQVRSVEAVGNWPMGLGRAFKILRTKASVPRPGGEKIVEYWAKHGSSETRYSDINR; this is encoded by the coding sequence ATGAACAGAAAAGATGCAGAAAAGCATCTCAAGGGTTGGATTAGGACACAACATCTGATTTGCTTTGATCGTGATTTCATCTTTGAGACCGTTGACCAATCGCATTTAGAGCGATTTGAACGATGCCTCGTTGTTCTTGGCGGACAAGTAAGGAGTGTTGAAGCAGTCGGAAATTGGCCGATGGGATTGGGTCGAGCATTTAAAATTCTGCGTACAAAAGCTTCGGTCCCAAGACCCGGTGGTGAAAAAATCGTTGAATATTGGGCAAAGCATGGTTCGTCTGAAACACGCTACTCAGACATTAATCGATGA
- a CDS encoding Nif11-like leader peptide family natural product precursor yields the protein MSPTELQRFVKCIETEHELATGLKELSSHHAIVQFAVSQGFNFSLSEWIRFCWLDQLQLTDQDLEMIWTTKNDHWSWAFRQIAPWRALLMDGANQDSAMVSVETPSALMTDSGVDDKDKLLENFIALARQDQSLQQKIREARNDTEILEIANVHGFAIDSMTLLKKWSQHTDFSKPTWLGWFE from the coding sequence ATGTCACCAACCGAGCTCCAGCGTTTCGTTAAATGCATCGAGACTGAGCATGAACTTGCGACCGGATTAAAAGAGCTTTCAAGTCATCATGCCATTGTTCAATTTGCTGTAAGTCAGGGCTTTAATTTTAGTTTGAGTGAATGGATTCGTTTCTGTTGGCTGGATCAGCTCCAACTCACCGATCAAGATTTGGAGATGATATGGACAACAAAAAATGATCATTGGTCCTGGGCCTTCCGTCAGATTGCCCCATGGCGGGCTTTGCTTATGGATGGTGCCAATCAAGACAGTGCGATGGTTTCCGTGGAGACACCCTCAGCTTTGATGACTGACAGTGGTGTTGACGACAAAGATAAGCTTTTAGAGAATTTTATAGCGCTTGCCCGCCAGGATCAAAGTCTCCAACAGAAGATTCGTGAAGCGAGAAATGATACTGAAATTTTGGAAATTGCGAATGTTCATGGTTTCGCGATTGATTCTATGACTTTGCTCAAAAAGTGGAGTCAGCATACTGATTTCTCCAAGCCTACTTGGCTGGGTTGGTTTGAATAA
- a CDS encoding chromophore lyase CpcT/CpeT, with protein sequence MAQAGQERLQRFCGLLAGRHSNQQQAFDNPPFFAHIILKYRALPQFDQPTLLLEQGYAVDPSQPYRVRILRPTLQGETSIRVINFRLHELQRFQGASDDRMIRDTIAETAFGVLEGCAYDVTPSGHSTFAGTTEPGCRCIVHRNGVDTYLKSRFQLSPEGMTTLDRGYDLTTHQRVWGSVAGEFTFQREEDWSDEIPPHWWR encoded by the coding sequence ATGGCCCAGGCCGGCCAGGAGCGTCTTCAACGGTTCTGCGGTTTGCTCGCTGGACGGCACAGCAATCAGCAGCAGGCCTTTGATAATCCTCCCTTCTTCGCCCACATCATTCTCAAGTACAGGGCGTTGCCCCAGTTTGATCAGCCAACGCTGCTGCTTGAGCAGGGATATGCCGTCGATCCCAGCCAGCCCTATCGGGTTCGAATTCTGCGTCCAACACTGCAGGGTGAAACGTCCATCCGCGTGATCAACTTCCGCTTGCATGAACTTCAGCGTTTTCAGGGCGCCTCTGATGATCGGATGATCCGCGATACGATCGCAGAAACAGCGTTCGGCGTCCTTGAGGGCTGCGCCTACGACGTCACCCCAAGCGGCCATTCAACCTTTGCGGGGACCACTGAACCAGGCTGTCGCTGCATCGTGCATCGCAATGGTGTCGACACCTATCTGAAGAGTCGTTTTCAACTCAGTCCGGAGGGGATGACCACCTTGGATCGGGGCTATGACCTGACGACACATCAACGGGTCTGGGGGTCAGTCGCTGGGGAGTTCACCTTTCAGCGCGAGGAAGACTGGTCTGATGAAATCCCACCACACTGGTGGCGGTAA
- a CDS encoding phycobilisome rod-core linker polypeptide, producing MITQATTANLDPGHSREVLDAAYRQVFGNMHLMELDVLPSVDALFMNGDLTVQGLITALAQSETYRRIFLEKNSPYRFVELNFKHLLGRSPNDQAEVMEHVRLMADEGFNAEIASYTYSDEYLKAFGVDQVPFLRNKQTIVGSTTLAYNRANAVDPGDAGFDGVSRSRLLNSLATGETPDLVGRKSVGIGSTLTVLWKSRRQLGVNRRVAQRSVVSQTSLSATVKSIHQQGGQIVSITTNS from the coding sequence ATGATTACCCAAGCAACGACAGCCAATCTCGACCCAGGACACTCCCGAGAGGTTCTCGATGCCGCCTACCGGCAGGTATTTGGCAACATGCATCTCATGGAATTGGATGTCCTTCCTTCAGTCGATGCACTATTCATGAATGGTGACCTCACTGTCCAAGGCTTAATCACAGCTCTGGCACAGTCTGAAACTTACCGCAGAATATTCCTGGAGAAAAACAGCCCCTATCGATTTGTAGAACTCAACTTCAAACACTTATTGGGACGATCCCCTAACGATCAAGCCGAAGTCATGGAGCACGTTCGCCTGATGGCGGATGAAGGATTTAATGCCGAAATAGCCAGTTACACCTATAGCGACGAATACCTGAAGGCCTTCGGCGTTGATCAGGTTCCATTTCTTAGGAATAAGCAAACAATCGTTGGTTCCACAACACTTGCATACAACCGAGCCAATGCAGTTGACCCGGGGGATGCGGGATTTGACGGTGTCTCACGTTCAAGATTGTTGAACAGTCTCGCCACCGGAGAAACACCTGATCTTGTTGGTCGCAAAAGCGTCGGCATTGGTTCGACCCTCACTGTTCTGTGGAAATCTCGGAGACAACTTGGCGTCAATCGCCGAGTGGCTCAACGATCTGTGGTCAGCCAGACATCATTGTCAGCTACGGTCAAAAGCATCCACCAGCAAGGTGGTCAAATCGTTTCCATCACAACGAATAGTTAA
- a CDS encoding phycobilisome rod-core linker polypeptide, giving the protein MSISKPASSGFGATSKWSSPVSFNRGGTTQNKPALTNSEFLRQSCAKMNIAIGPRTHENCPHGVIQELYSPNDSAALEQAITAGYRQVYGNAHVMDFERSVELEAQLCNGDLNVRDFIRGLAKSSFYKKRFFEGVAPQRGIELNTKHLLGRPPQSQSEMSRLIGILNDGGHDAVVDALVDSAEYAEVFGEDIIPYARAWNSPADLSTACFPNMAALERSFAISDSAVGARSILQGNLAKNTTQRINTPSQVTGGTTSLTGIYARAAFAAKKPGVTSGKDAAPIRNDAYVNFGLGQREQEVFQRCPGDSSDQINALIRACYRQVMGNPHLMEFERSMSAESRYCDGYLSTREFVRAIGNSAEYKRRFFETNAPYRFIELNFKHFLGRAPKSQQEVSEHIQILADQGYEAEISSYVDSSEYQEVFGEDTIPYMRILSENGRSQVAFNRHLSLAEGFAASDTVLTGSALVNSVATGMVPSGWSNTTSRINRNSAQSGSPDPTTKRFRIVVSAQTRNARQRTANNTYLVTGKDMSSQMKYIHARGGKIVSITEVM; this is encoded by the coding sequence ATGTCAATCAGTAAGCCAGCCTCAAGCGGATTCGGTGCCACCAGCAAGTGGTCAAGCCCTGTTTCTTTTAATCGTGGAGGGACAACACAGAACAAGCCAGCACTGACAAACAGCGAATTCCTGCGTCAGTCCTGCGCCAAAATGAATATCGCCATCGGACCTCGCACTCACGAAAACTGCCCTCATGGTGTGATTCAAGAGCTGTACAGTCCGAACGACAGCGCAGCACTTGAGCAGGCGATCACTGCTGGATACCGTCAGGTCTATGGCAATGCTCACGTGATGGATTTTGAGCGTTCCGTTGAGCTTGAAGCTCAGCTCTGCAACGGAGACTTAAATGTCCGCGACTTCATCCGTGGCTTAGCCAAGAGCAGCTTCTACAAAAAAAGATTTTTTGAGGGAGTTGCACCACAGAGGGGAATCGAACTGAACACAAAACACCTGCTTGGACGTCCTCCCCAGAGCCAATCTGAGATGTCTCGTCTCATCGGCATTCTCAATGACGGAGGCCACGATGCCGTTGTCGATGCCCTGGTTGACTCAGCAGAATATGCAGAGGTGTTTGGCGAAGACATCATCCCTTACGCCCGTGCTTGGAACTCGCCAGCGGATCTCTCGACCGCTTGCTTCCCCAATATGGCGGCACTTGAGAGAAGTTTCGCAATCAGTGACAGTGCAGTTGGTGCCCGCAGCATCCTGCAGGGCAACCTGGCCAAGAACACAACGCAGAGAATCAACACGCCAAGCCAGGTGACAGGTGGAACCACCTCACTGACAGGCATCTATGCGCGTGCCGCGTTTGCAGCGAAGAAACCTGGAGTGACCTCTGGCAAAGATGCTGCTCCAATTCGCAACGACGCCTACGTGAACTTCGGCCTCGGACAAAGAGAGCAGGAAGTTTTCCAGCGCTGCCCCGGTGATAGCTCTGACCAGATCAATGCTCTGATCAGAGCCTGCTATCGCCAGGTCATGGGTAATCCCCATCTGATGGAGTTTGAGCGCTCCATGTCAGCTGAGAGCCGTTATTGCGATGGTTACCTCAGTACCCGCGAATTCGTACGTGCCATTGGTAATTCAGCTGAGTACAAGCGTCGCTTCTTTGAAACCAACGCTCCTTATCGATTCATCGAACTGAACTTCAAACACTTCCTTGGGCGAGCACCAAAATCTCAACAGGAAGTCAGTGAACATATTCAAATCCTCGCCGATCAGGGGTACGAAGCTGAAATCAGCAGCTACGTCGATTCTTCGGAGTATCAAGAAGTGTTTGGAGAAGACACCATTCCTTATATGCGTATCCTCAGCGAAAATGGTCGTTCACAGGTTGCATTTAACCGCCATTTATCCCTGGCAGAAGGTTTCGCAGCCAGCGACACTGTCTTAACAGGTTCTGCCCTTGTGAACTCAGTCGCAACAGGGATGGTTCCAAGCGGCTGGTCGAACACAACAAGTCGGATCAATCGCAACAGTGCACAGTCAGGATCACCAGATCCGACAACAAAGAGGTTCCGTATTGTTGTTAGCGCTCAAACCCGGAATGCAAGGCAGCGCACTGCTAACAACACCTATTTGGTGACCGGAAAGGACATGAGTTCCCAGATGAAATACATTCACGCTCGCGGCGGAAAAATTGTTTCAATCACAGAAGTGATGTGA
- a CDS encoding phycobiliprotein lyase, with translation MTIEQFVAQSIGDWKSMRSGHSLAFQIFEDVVSEISIISIKKDDPRVLKLLNKTGISSEGICPFFMQWEADSDWEPDNPGEVSKGECLLIPIPVDNSTGRLIRSIGYAESEEAISTYHILDDGTFTLKTQYGQSIAEERIWFVSDNVRCRSSIIRTSEGAGILQASFASEVRRLAV, from the coding sequence ATGACAATTGAGCAATTTGTTGCTCAAAGCATTGGCGACTGGAAATCAATGCGGAGCGGACATTCGCTTGCTTTTCAAATTTTTGAAGATGTCGTTAGCGAAATCAGTATCATCTCTATAAAGAAAGATGACCCTCGCGTTTTAAAATTACTGAATAAAACAGGGATCAGCTCTGAAGGTATATGCCCTTTTTTTATGCAATGGGAGGCTGATAGCGATTGGGAGCCAGACAATCCAGGGGAAGTTTCCAAAGGCGAGTGCCTTCTTATTCCTATTCCAGTAGATAATTCAACAGGCCGCTTGATTCGTAGCATTGGCTATGCAGAATCAGAAGAAGCAATTTCTACCTATCACATACTCGATGATGGTACATTCACATTAAAAACGCAATATGGTCAATCAATCGCTGAAGAAAGGATATGGTTTGTCTCAGACAACGTTCGATGCCGCTCCTCGATCATTCGCACGTCCGAGGGCGCGGGAATTCTTCAAGCATCATTTGCCTCCGAAGTAAGGCGACTTGCCGTCTAA
- a CDS encoding pentapeptide repeat-containing protein encodes MLENWVAPEQQQPLFLDRDGSEGIDARGASWRNADLKEANLSQAKLCRVDLRGADLSNANLEGADLRLARFDWATRWPREFNHVSTGAVGPGARLNGQFFNGADLRGLDLRGASFLGAYLSGADLSGSVLNDVSFVGADLRNASFKGACCKRARFGTSQLDLADFRGADLENADFETADSIKGADFSYCKNFETMTTILLTRPSDQLDHWNPITRQTTRVSLQNLQG; translated from the coding sequence TTGCTAGAGAATTGGGTAGCTCCTGAGCAACAACAACCGCTTTTTCTTGATCGAGATGGGAGCGAAGGCATCGATGCAAGGGGCGCCTCCTGGAGAAATGCAGACCTGAAAGAAGCCAATTTGAGCCAGGCAAAGCTCTGTCGTGTTGATCTGAGGGGGGCTGATCTCAGCAATGCCAACTTGGAGGGTGCTGATCTTCGACTCGCCAGATTTGACTGGGCCACGCGCTGGCCACGTGAATTCAACCATGTATCTACCGGAGCCGTTGGTCCCGGAGCCAGGCTGAATGGTCAGTTTTTCAATGGCGCAGACCTCCGAGGACTCGACCTCAGAGGTGCCAGTTTTTTGGGGGCCTACCTCAGTGGTGCTGATCTGAGCGGTTCCGTTCTGAATGACGTGTCATTTGTTGGTGCTGACCTTCGAAACGCCAGCTTTAAAGGAGCCTGCTGCAAACGAGCACGCTTCGGCACTTCACAGCTGGATCTGGCCGATTTTCGCGGCGCCGACCTTGAAAACGCGGATTTTGAAACCGCCGATTCAATCAAGGGTGCGGATTTTTCCTACTGCAAGAATTTCGAAACGATGACCACGATCTTGCTGACGCGACCGTCAGATCAGCTCGATCATTGGAACCCGATCACACGGCAGACAACACGCGTGAGCCTTCAAAATCTTCAAGGCTGA